A single Ziziphus jujuba cultivar Dongzao chromosome 11, ASM3175591v1 DNA region contains:
- the LOC107432804 gene encoding protein SODIUM POTASSIUM ROOT DEFECTIVE 1 has product MKGIDIFCASQASTAICLSMDQASSSSSSIIQLGGRAIDRHNPIIRDERRISRALPSAPCSSQSPINPRAYHQLQKSTKKSNSSARQKDQSKSSSKENDQKKKKKKKKSSSNSKQEDDSIKKSISTTPSDGNVRRSFAKPLDLITPPGSSRYLLSDNNSILFDDYDPVLALASFGNKKNQSVVDQEEAINAAKDDSPSESEPQVVVLRVSLHCKGCEGKVRKHLSRMKGVSSYNIDFAAKKVTVVGDVTPLSVLASVSKVKTAQFWPAPAASSAGPAATNTDIKK; this is encoded by the exons ATGAAAGGCATTGATATATTCTGTGCATCCCAAGCTTCAACAGCCATATGTTTAAGCATGGATcaagcatcatcatcatcatcatcaattatTCAGCTAGGCGGCCGAGCAATCGACCGCCATAATCCCATAATCCGAGATGAAAGAAGGATCAGCAGGGCTCTGCCTTCAGCTCCTTGCTCTTCTCAATCACCAATCAATCCAAGAGCTTACCATCAACTCCAGAAGAGTACTAAGAAAAGCAACTCTTCAGCTAGGCAAAAAGATCAAAGCAAAAGCTCGTCGAAAGAGAATgatcagaagaagaaaaagaagaagaagaagagtagTTCTAATTCCAAGCAAGAAGATGATAGCATCAAGAAAAGCATTTCTACTACTCCAAGTGATGGTAATGTTAGGAGGAGCTTTGCTAAGCCTTTGGATTTGATTACTCCTCCTGGTTCATCCAGATACTTATTAAGTGATAATAACTCGATCCTTTTCGATGATTATGATCCTGTTTTGGCTTTGGCTTCTTTTGGAAATAAGAAGAATCAAAGTGTTGTGGATCAAGAGGAAGCCATTAATGCTGCAAAAGATGACTCTCCCTCTGAGTCCGAACCACAG GTTGTGGTGTTAAGGGTGTCTCTGCACTGCAAAGGCTGTGAAGGAAAAGTAAGGAAACATCTATCCAGAATGAAAG GAGTATCTTCCTACAACATTGATTTTGCTGCGAAGAAAGTGACAGTCGTAGGAGATGTAACTCCGTTGAGTGTCTTGGCGAGCGTATCAAAAGTAAAGACTGCACAGTTCTGGCCGGCACCGGCTGCCTCATCGGCCGGTCCTGCCGCTACCAATACAGATATCAAGAAATAG
- the LOC107432824 gene encoding UDP-glucuronic acid decarboxylase 1 produces MKQLHKQSSANHRRDEEIPAAPTSPYSPKTLKHPRSLPRSINYLFKEQRLLFILVGILIGSTFFILQPTLSHLGPSESNSAIPRHVTTGVTTTHDQIASYSKSNFGPGKTGRIPVGIGNRRLRIVVTGGAGFVGSHLVDKLIARGNDVIVIDNFFTGRKDNVVHHFGNPRFELIRHDVVEPILLEVDQIYHLACPASPVHYKFNPVKTIKTNVMGTLNMLGLAKRIGARFLLTSTSEVYGDPLEHPQKETYWGNVNPIGERSCYDEGKRTAETLAMDYHRGADVEVRIARIFNTYGPRMCLDDGRVVSNFVAQAIRKQPLTVYGDGKQTRSFQYVSDLVNGLVALMEGEHVGPFNLGNPGEFTMLELAEVVKETIDPAATIDFRPNTADDPHKRKPDISKAKELLNWEPKISLREGLPLMVSDFQNRILNEDEGKGLK; encoded by the exons ATGAAGCAGTTACACAAGCAATCTAGCGCGAATCATAGACGAGACGAAGAGATCCCAGCGGCCCCAACTTCGCCATACTCGCCCAAAACGCTTAAACACCCCAGATCTCTTCCTAGATCCATCAACTACCTATTCAAAGAACAGAGGCTTCTGTTTATCCTTGTGGGTATTTTGATTGGCTCAACGTTCTTCATCCTCCAGCCTACTTTGTCTCATCTAGGCCCTTCCGAGTCCAATTCTGCCATACCCAGACATGTCACTACCGGTGTCACCACAACCCATGATCAGATTGCGTCGTATTCCAAGAGCAATTTTGGGCCCGGCAAGACGGGTAGGATTCCGGTGGGGATTGGGAACCGCCGGTTGAGGATTGTGGTCACCGGTGGGGCTGGATTCGTTGGGAGTCATCTCGTTGACAAGCTTATTGCTAGAGGGAACGATGTGATTGTGATTGACAATTTCTTCACTGGGAGGAAGGACAATGTTGTTCATCATTTTGGGAATCCTCGTTTCGAGCTCATTCGTCACGATGTCGTTGAGCCTATACTTTTAGAGGTTGATCAGATCTATCACTTGGCTTGCCCTGCATCCCCTGTTCATTACAAGTTTAATCCTGTCAAAACAATCA AGACAAATGTGATGGGTACCCTTAATATGTTGGGCCTTGCAAAGAGAATTGGGGCAAGGTTTCTGCTCACCAGTACAAGTGAGGTTTATGGTGATCCTCTTGAGCATCCCCAGAAAGAGACTTATTGGGGAAATGTAAATCCAATAG GTGAGAGAAGTTGCTATGATGAAGGAAAGCGCACAGCAGAAACTTTAGCAATGGATTACCATCGAGGTGCTGATGTTGAG GTGCGTATTGCTCGCATTTTCAATACATACGGTCCCCGTATGTGTTTAGATGATGGACGTGTTGTTAGCAATTTTGTTGCTCAG GCCATTCGCAAACAACCGTTGACAGTTTATGGTGATGGTAAACAAACACGAAGCTTCCAATATGTTTCTGACTTG GTTAATGGATTGGTGGCATTGATGGAAGGCGAACATGTGGGGCCTTTCAACCTAGGTAATCCAGGGGAGTTCACAATGCTTGAGCTAGCGGAG GTTGTCAAAGAAACAATTGATCCTGCTGCAACTATAGATTTCAGACCAAATACTGCTGATGATCCGCATAAGAGGAAACCCGATATTAGCAAAGCAAAGGAACTATTGAACTGGGAGCCGAAAATTTCACTCAGAGAGGGACTGCCTCTTATGGTTAGTGATTTCCAGAACCGTATTTTGAATGAAGATGAAGGAAAAGggcttaaataa